In Wolinella succinogenes DSM 1740, a single genomic region encodes these proteins:
- a CDS encoding ATP-binding protein, with amino-acid sequence MKIWLGLLLFLLPLFGESKLQILVINSYHRGFQWSGDVIKGIEKSFADKSKIETSVLYMDSKRIHSNEYFESLSQLYRLQFKGRKYDLIIAVDNFAFEFVTEHYEDMFKDELVLFTGLERFDAARLERLGLSDKVFGLLERRAIPENIQIATKLFPNLKELYIINDISKNGDDSEGFIREAIAEFSPHLEINYIRSSTREEILETFSHYNPSRAILFVRFYQDKLGRLYQNKEIAEMIGQLKTPVFVTDTLFIDKGALGGKLVPIERLGEATGDLALKILSNEVSAPYFKTFDEYLYQLSYPRLKEIDLSPMKTTEFFSRFEVINRPLDFFDRHRDLINYVFVFFPFVLVFAFMLFWNLIKRMNAEELLHEKIEFNDLLLRSVENPIFWRDSRGFLIDCNAQFTRLLGISKDRLVGRSVYDICGDLHTPVLEGLLTKVLQGEGEQYDIDFKNHEGETLSFLVQASEYHDKSEKVAGVVTILFDMTKERRIKEELERQRQFQIQQSKLAEIGEIFSSIAHQWKSPLVEISTIVQELVYKSRKGSLAPAILEEYTKETMTQVTYMSDTLNDFQEFVRPSKQKCSFNVVSVSQKLLELCRHNIRYNYIDLKLDIQDSPRPFIATGYPNEFMQTLLNLINNAKDAILEAKARKRIKKGKITLSIKRLNGRLEISVSDNAGGVSLEAINHIFDIYFTTKSGGHGIGLYMAKVIIEDKMGGKINVSNTEEGACFRIELHDENTHS; translated from the coding sequence GTGAAAATTTGGCTGGGACTTCTCCTCTTCCTTCTTCCCCTTTTTGGCGAATCCAAGCTTCAGATTCTTGTCATCAACTCTTATCATCGCGGATTCCAATGGAGCGGTGATGTCATCAAAGGAATTGAGAAAAGCTTTGCTGATAAAAGCAAAATCGAAACCAGCGTGCTCTACATGGATTCCAAGCGAATCCACTCTAATGAATATTTTGAAAGCTTAAGTCAGCTCTACCGCCTTCAGTTTAAAGGGCGAAAGTATGATCTTATCATTGCTGTGGACAACTTTGCTTTTGAGTTTGTCACAGAGCATTACGAGGATATGTTCAAAGATGAGCTGGTGCTCTTTACGGGATTGGAACGTTTTGATGCAGCCAGACTAGAGAGATTGGGGCTTTCGGATAAGGTTTTTGGCCTTTTAGAGCGGCGCGCTATCCCTGAAAATATCCAAATTGCCACCAAGCTCTTTCCCAACCTCAAAGAGCTCTATATCATCAATGACATCAGCAAAAATGGTGACGATAGCGAGGGTTTTATTCGTGAGGCGATCGCGGAGTTCAGCCCCCATCTAGAGATCAACTATATTCGCTCCTCCACGAGAGAGGAGATTTTAGAAACTTTCTCTCATTACAACCCTTCTCGCGCCATCCTCTTTGTCCGCTTTTATCAAGACAAACTTGGAAGACTCTATCAAAACAAAGAGATCGCTGAAATGATTGGCCAGCTAAAAACTCCTGTCTTTGTGACCGATACTCTTTTTATCGACAAAGGAGCTTTAGGGGGGAAGCTCGTTCCCATCGAGCGCCTTGGTGAAGCCACAGGAGACTTGGCACTCAAAATTCTCTCCAACGAAGTGAGTGCGCCCTATTTTAAGACCTTCGATGAATATCTCTATCAACTCTCTTATCCAAGGCTTAAGGAGATTGATCTCTCCCCTATGAAAACAACAGAGTTTTTCTCTCGTTTTGAAGTAATTAACCGCCCTTTGGACTTTTTTGATCGACATCGAGATCTCATTAATTACGTCTTTGTATTTTTTCCCTTTGTACTTGTTTTTGCCTTTATGCTCTTTTGGAATCTCATCAAGCGAATGAATGCCGAAGAGCTTTTGCATGAGAAGATCGAGTTCAACGACCTTCTGCTGCGCTCCGTCGAAAATCCCATCTTTTGGCGTGATTCTAGAGGATTCTTAATCGATTGCAATGCTCAATTCACCCGCCTTTTGGGAATCTCTAAAGATCGCCTAGTAGGAAGGAGCGTCTATGATATCTGCGGGGATTTACATACACCCGTGCTCGAGGGTCTTCTCACTAAAGTACTCCAAGGGGAAGGCGAGCAATATGATATTGACTTTAAAAACCACGAAGGCGAGACGCTCAGCTTCTTGGTTCAAGCCTCCGAATATCACGACAAAAGCGAAAAAGTGGCGGGTGTAGTGACCATCCTCTTTGATATGACCAAAGAGCGGCGTATCAAAGAGGAGCTAGAGCGCCAAAGGCAGTTTCAGATACAGCAGAGCAAGCTGGCTGAAATTGGTGAAATATTCTCCTCTATCGCCCACCAATGGAAAAGCCCTCTGGTCGAAATATCCACCATTGTCCAAGAGCTTGTTTATAAAAGCCGCAAAGGCTCTCTCGCTCCTGCGATTCTTGAGGAGTACACCAAAGAGACCATGACCCAAGTGACCTACATGAGTGACACGCTCAACGATTTTCAAGAGTTTGTTCGCCCCTCCAAACAAAAATGCTCTTTTAATGTAGTCAGTGTGTCTCAAAAGCTCCTAGAGCTCTGCCGCCACAACATTCGATACAACTACATTGACCTGAAGCTAGATATTCAAGATTCTCCTCGCCCTTTCATCGCCACAGGCTATCCCAATGAGTTCATGCAGACCCTGCTTAACCTCATCAATAACGCCAAAGATGCGATTTTAGAAGCCAAAGCCAGAAAGAGAATCAAAAAAGGGAAAATCACTCTCTCCATCAAACGCCTCAATGGTCGTCTAGAGATCAGTGTGAGCGACAATGCGGGTGGGGTGAGCCTTGAGGCGATCAATCACATTTTTGATATATACTTCACCACTAAAAGCGGCGG
- a CDS encoding type II asparaginase, which produces MNAWKKTAVLALMSASVLMAKPQVTILATGGTIAGSGESSVKSSYSAGAVTVDKLLAAVPAINDLATIKGEQISSIGSQEMTGKVWLKLAKRVNELLAQKETEAVIITHGTDTMEETAFFLNLTVKSQKPVVLVGAMRSGSSMSADGPMNLYNAVNVAINKASTNKGVVIVMNDEIHAAREATKLNTTAVNAFASPNTGKIGTVYYGKVEYFTQSVRPHTLASEFDISKIEELPRVDILYAHPDDTDVLVNAALQAGAKGIIHAGMGNGNPFPLTQNALEKAAKSGVVVARSSRVGSGSTTQEAEVDDKKLGFVATESLNPQKARVLLMLALTKTSDREAIQKIFSTY; this is translated from the coding sequence ATGAATGCATGGAAAAAAACCGCTGTTTTGGCACTCATGAGCGCCTCTGTTTTGATGGCTAAACCCCAAGTGACTATCCTAGCCACAGGAGGCACCATCGCTGGTTCGGGGGAATCTAGCGTCAAGAGTAGCTACTCTGCTGGAGCAGTCACCGTTGATAAGCTTCTTGCAGCCGTCCCTGCCATCAACGACCTAGCCACCATCAAGGGTGAACAGATCTCAAGCATTGGCTCCCAAGAGATGACGGGTAAGGTGTGGCTTAAACTAGCCAAGCGTGTCAATGAGCTCCTCGCCCAAAAAGAGACCGAAGCCGTGATCATCACCCATGGAACTGACACCATGGAAGAGACCGCTTTCTTCCTCAACCTCACGGTGAAAAGCCAAAAACCTGTCGTCCTTGTAGGCGCCATGCGCTCAGGCTCTTCCATGAGTGCTGATGGCCCCATGAATCTCTATAACGCCGTGAATGTAGCGATCAACAAAGCCTCTACTAACAAAGGAGTGGTGATTGTGATGAACGATGAGATTCACGCCGCCAGAGAAGCGACCAAGCTCAACACCACCGCAGTCAATGCATTTGCTTCGCCCAACACAGGTAAAATCGGCACAGTCTATTATGGCAAAGTCGAGTATTTCACTCAATCCGTTCGACCTCACACCCTTGCAAGTGAGTTTGATATTAGCAAAATCGAAGAACTCCCCAGAGTCGATATTCTTTACGCTCACCCCGATGATACTGATGTTTTAGTCAATGCAGCCCTTCAGGCAGGAGCCAAAGGAATCATCCATGCAGGCATGGGCAATGGGAACCCTTTCCCTTTGACTCAAAATGCTCTTGAAAAAGCAGCCAAATCAGGCGTAGTCGTCGCTCGAAGCTCTAGAGTGGGCAGTGGTTCCACCACCCAAGAGGCTGAAGTGGATGATAAGAAACTTGGTTTTGTGGCTACAGAGAGTCTCAACCCTCAAAAAGCCAGAGTGCTTCTTATGTTAGCCCTCACCAAAACTAGTGATAGAGAGGCGATCCAAAAGATCTTCTCCACCTATTAA
- a CDS encoding anaerobic C4-dicarboxylate transporter, translating to MLVFEILVVLAAIFLGVRLGGIAIGYAGGLGMIVLCLGLGLKPGSIPIDVILIIMSVIAAIAAMQVAGGLDYLVHLAEKLLRSQPKHITFLAPVVTYFMTLLAGTGHTAFSTLPVIAKVAKEQGVKPSVPLSIAVVASQIAITASPVSAAVVFMSGALEPLGVGYLQLLAICIPTTFIGCMITAFICNLFNTDLSKDPVYQERVAKGMVKLRGQTQYVAKPGAKLSVLIFLVGILAVVFYATAISKNVGLIQNPIVGRDSAIMMFMLTTATLIAMFAKIDTDAVLNASTFKSGMTACICVLGVAWLGDTFVSNHINDIKGFAGGILEGHPWMLAITLFFASMLLYSQAATAKALIPAAIALSVDPVTLIASFAAVSALFVLPTYPTLLAAVQMDDTGSTRIGKFVFNHPFIVPGVLAIGISVALGFIVAPILL from the coding sequence ATGTTAGTCTTCGAGATTCTCGTTGTTTTGGCCGCCATTTTCCTTGGCGTCCGCCTTGGTGGCATTGCCATTGGTTATGCAGGCGGATTAGGAATGATCGTTTTGTGCCTTGGGCTTGGACTCAAGCCTGGGAGCATCCCCATTGATGTTATCCTTATCATCATGTCCGTTATTGCTGCCATTGCCGCCATGCAAGTGGCTGGAGGCTTGGACTATCTCGTCCATTTGGCCGAAAAGCTTCTAAGAAGCCAGCCCAAGCATATCACCTTCTTGGCTCCCGTGGTCACCTACTTTATGACACTCCTTGCAGGAACGGGACACACCGCCTTCTCAACCCTTCCCGTGATTGCCAAGGTGGCTAAAGAACAGGGCGTGAAACCCTCTGTGCCCTTGAGTATTGCCGTGGTCGCCTCTCAAATTGCCATCACCGCCTCTCCTGTCTCCGCGGCCGTGGTCTTCATGAGTGGAGCGCTTGAGCCTCTTGGTGTAGGTTATTTGCAACTCTTGGCGATTTGTATCCCTACCACTTTTATTGGGTGCATGATCACCGCCTTTATCTGCAACCTCTTTAACACCGACCTCTCTAAAGACCCTGTCTATCAAGAGCGTGTCGCCAAAGGAATGGTCAAACTTCGAGGTCAAACCCAATACGTTGCTAAGCCTGGCGCTAAACTCTCCGTGCTTATATTCCTTGTTGGAATCCTCGCGGTGGTCTTCTATGCTACGGCTATCAGCAAAAACGTTGGCCTCATTCAAAACCCTATCGTGGGTAGAGATTCGGCGATCATGATGTTCATGCTCACCACCGCCACTCTTATCGCGATGTTTGCCAAGATCGACACCGATGCCGTGCTCAACGCCTCGACTTTCAAGTCGGGTATGACAGCGTGCATCTGCGTTCTTGGGGTGGCTTGGCTGGGCGATACTTTCGTGAGCAACCACATTAATGACATCAAAGGCTTTGCAGGCGGAATTCTTGAGGGTCACCCTTGGATGCTAGCCATCACACTCTTTTTCGCCAGCATGCTGCTCTACTCTCAAGCTGCAACTGCCAAGGCGCTCATCCCCGCAGCCATCGCTCTTAGCGTGGATCCAGTGACGCTCATCGCCTCATTTGCTGCCGTTAGCGCCCTTTTTGTTCTTCCTACTTATCCTACACTTCTAGCGGCGGTTCAGATGGATGATACAGGTTCAACTCGAATCGGGAAATTTGTTTTCAACCACCCCTTCATTGTTCCTGGCGTCCTTGCCATTGGCATCTCTGTAGCCCTTGGCTTCATCGTCGCTCCCATCTTACTCTAA
- the aspA gene encoding aspartate ammonia-lyase produces MASTRIEHDLIGDLELSNDCYYGVQTARAKENFHISGVLLSSMPTFIASLAKVKKAAALANFELGLLDEKIKNAICEACDLIIAGKYHDQFVVDAIQGGAGTSTNMNANEVIANVALELMGHKKGEYKHCHPNNHVNLSQSTNDAYPTAFRVALYEKLIELTVSMGILRDSFAKKAEEFKDIIKMGRTQLQDAVPMTLGQEFKTYAVMMTEDIDRVLEARNLVREMNLGATAIGTGINSHPDYATLVEKKLQEVTGRPFITASDLVEATQDTGAYVQISGVLKRVSTKVSKICNDLRLLSSGPRAGLSEINLPPMQPGSSIMPGKVNPVIPEVVNQVCYHVIGADMTVTIASEGGQLQLNVFEPVIAFSLFSSINMMRRAFETLAEKCVNGITANADNCRDYVLKSIGLVTALNPYIGYENSTSVAKEALESGKSVHDIVLERKLLSKEELEEIIRPENMIKPKVVTLTKK; encoded by the coding sequence ATGGCATCTACACGAATAGAACACGATCTTATTGGGGACTTAGAGCTAAGTAACGACTGCTATTATGGAGTTCAAACTGCTAGAGCGAAAGAGAACTTCCACATCTCAGGCGTCCTACTCTCAAGCATGCCCACTTTCATTGCTTCACTCGCTAAAGTCAAAAAAGCCGCTGCACTCGCCAACTTTGAGCTTGGGCTCTTGGATGAGAAGATCAAAAACGCCATCTGCGAAGCGTGCGATCTCATCATCGCTGGAAAATATCACGACCAATTCGTCGTGGATGCCATCCAAGGAGGCGCTGGAACTTCCACCAACATGAACGCCAATGAAGTGATCGCCAACGTCGCACTTGAGCTCATGGGACATAAAAAGGGTGAATATAAACATTGCCACCCCAACAACCACGTCAACCTCTCACAATCTACTAATGATGCCTATCCTACGGCATTCCGCGTTGCCCTGTATGAAAAACTCATCGAGCTCACCGTCTCCATGGGAATCCTAAGAGACTCTTTTGCCAAAAAGGCCGAGGAATTCAAAGATATCATCAAGATGGGTCGAACCCAGCTCCAAGACGCTGTGCCCATGACCCTAGGTCAAGAGTTTAAAACCTACGCCGTCATGATGACCGAAGATATCGATCGCGTGCTAGAGGCTAGAAACCTTGTTCGAGAGATGAACCTTGGGGCAACCGCGATTGGAACAGGAATCAACTCTCACCCTGACTACGCTACGCTTGTAGAGAAAAAACTTCAAGAGGTCACAGGCCGACCCTTTATCACCGCCAGCGATCTTGTTGAGGCGACTCAAGACACAGGGGCTTATGTCCAAATCTCTGGTGTTCTTAAGCGTGTCTCCACCAAAGTCTCCAAAATCTGCAACGATCTAAGACTCCTTAGCTCAGGCCCAAGAGCGGGACTTAGCGAGATCAATCTTCCCCCTATGCAGCCTGGTAGCTCCATTATGCCTGGAAAGGTTAATCCTGTGATTCCCGAAGTGGTCAATCAGGTCTGCTACCACGTTATTGGCGCCGACATGACTGTAACTATTGCCTCTGAAGGGGGTCAGCTTCAGCTCAACGTTTTTGAGCCCGTCATCGCCTTTAGCCTCTTTAGCTCTATCAACATGATGAGAAGAGCTTTTGAAACTTTGGCTGAAAAATGCGTGAATGGAATCACCGCCAACGCTGACAACTGCCGCGACTATGTCCTTAAGAGCATCGGACTCGTCACAGCGCTCAACCCCTACATCGGATATGAGAACTCCACTTCAGTGGCCAAAGAGGCGCTAGAGTCAGGCAAGTCCGTCCACGATATCGTCCTAGAGCGCAAACTTCTTAGCAAAGAAGAGCTAGAAGAGATTATTCGACCCGAAAACATGATCAAGCCCAAAGTCGTCACTCTAACAAAAAAATAA
- a CDS encoding GNAT family N-acetyltransferase codes for MFEISHATPGDSKEAVGLLREAMGEIAMTLTQESDEERILSALEEYFKNPSTRIGYPRVWLYREKDEILGAINLYLGDEAKRLDEAILESIRNRGKHLEALEVECEEGDLYIDSIAVSPKARGRGIAKKLIEHAYGEARRLGASQLSLVVDCDKIEVKEYYARLGFVTEGEKWLGGHLYYRMKKPLV; via the coding sequence ATGTTTGAAATTTCTCACGCCACCCCTGGCGATTCCAAAGAGGCGGTAGGGCTACTCAGGGAAGCCATGGGGGAGATTGCCATGACTTTGACTCAAGAGAGCGATGAGGAGAGGATTTTGTCAGCTTTAGAGGAGTATTTCAAAAATCCCAGCACCCGAATAGGTTATCCTAGGGTGTGGCTCTATAGAGAGAAAGATGAGATTTTGGGCGCGATCAATCTCTATCTTGGAGACGAGGCAAAGAGGCTGGATGAGGCGATTTTAGAATCGATTCGGAATCGAGGTAAACATCTTGAAGCCCTAGAGGTTGAATGCGAGGAGGGGGATTTATATATCGATTCTATCGCAGTTTCACCCAAAGCTAGGGGCCGAGGGATTGCCAAAAAATTGATCGAACACGCCTATGGTGAAGCTAGGCGCCTAGGGGCAAGTCAACTCTCTTTGGTGGTGGATTGTGATAAAATCGAGGTCAAAGAATACTACGCGAGGCTTGGCTTTGTCACAGAGGGTGAGAAGTGGTTAGGCGGACACCTCTACTATCGTATGAAAAAGCCGCTTGTTTGA
- the cmoB gene encoding tRNA 5-methoxyuridine(34)/uridine 5-oxyacetic acid(34) synthase CmoB, producing the protein MLEREEAWLSRRDIAPLRERLKHLPQLEGVSVGLEGEAVSLFWGEIKEEERQEIYECAKALVPWRKGPFWVGDFLIDSEWVSAKKYALLEPHFDLCNKDVADIGCNNGYYMFRMWGQKPKSLTGFDPSPLCRTQFDFINHFIQAPIRFELLGVEHLEGYGKLFDVIFCLGVLYHRSDPIQTLKSLYKGLAKGGELLLDTLMIEGEEEVALTPKDRYAKMSNVYFIPTFKALSHWLHRAGFERVEKLEIAKTGLDEQRKTEWINSQSLEDFLDPCSHDRTIEGYPAPRRIYVKAYKGA; encoded by the coding sequence ATTTTGGAGCGTGAAGAGGCGTGGCTTTCTCGTCGAGATATTGCCCCTTTAAGGGAACGATTGAAACACCTCCCTCAATTAGAGGGCGTGAGCGTGGGGCTAGAGGGTGAGGCGGTGAGCCTTTTTTGGGGTGAGATTAAAGAGGAGGAGAGGCAAGAGATCTATGAGTGCGCTAAAGCTCTGGTGCCTTGGCGCAAAGGACCTTTTTGGGTGGGAGACTTTTTGATTGATAGCGAGTGGGTCAGCGCCAAAAAATATGCCCTCCTGGAGCCTCATTTTGATCTTTGCAACAAGGATGTAGCCGATATTGGGTGCAATAATGGCTACTATATGTTCAGGATGTGGGGGCAAAAGCCCAAAAGCCTCACGGGCTTTGATCCCTCACCCCTTTGTCGCACGCAGTTTGATTTCATCAATCACTTCATCCAAGCACCCATTCGCTTTGAGCTTTTGGGGGTGGAACATTTAGAAGGGTATGGCAAGCTCTTTGATGTGATTTTTTGTTTGGGCGTGCTTTATCATCGAAGCGATCCCATTCAGACGCTCAAAAGTCTCTACAAAGGGCTAGCCAAAGGGGGAGAGCTCCTCTTGGATACGCTCATGATCGAAGGAGAGGAGGAGGTGGCGCTCACGCCCAAGGATCGCTACGCCAAGATGTCCAATGTCTATTTTATCCCCACTTTTAAGGCGCTTAGCCATTGGCTCCATCGCGCGGGATTTGAGAGAGTGGAGAAGCTAGAGATTGCCAAGACGGGATTGGATGAGCAGAGGAAAACAGAGTGGATCAACTCTCAAAGTCTCGAAGACTTTCTTGATCCTTGCTCGCATGATCGCACCATTGAGGGCTATCCAGCCCCTAGACGAATCTACGTCAAAGCCTACAAAGGAGCCTAA